A region of Photobacterium sanguinicancri DNA encodes the following proteins:
- a CDS encoding GrxA family glutaredoxin, translating into MFVVIFGRPGCPFCVRAKDLAENLKESREDFNYRYVDIHAEGISKADLEKTVGKPVETVPQIFVDQEHIGGCTEFEAYAKENLDLFQ; encoded by the coding sequence ATGTTCGTTGTTATTTTTGGTCGTCCTGGTTGCCCATTCTGTGTTCGAGCTAAAGATCTAGCTGAAAACCTAAAAGAAAGCCGTGAAGACTTTAACTACCGCTACGTAGATATTCATGCTGAAGGCATCAGCAAAGCTGACCTTGAAAAAACAGTGGGTAAGCCAGTAGAAACTGTGCCACAAATCTTCGTTGATCAAGAGCACATCGGTGGTTGTACTGAATTTGAAGCATACGCAAAAGAAAACTTGGATCTTTTCCAATAA
- the treB gene encoding PTS trehalose transporter subunit IIBC has protein sequence MSKIDRQHIEQLIKHIGGSENIAGVSHCLTRLRFVLQDNEKADVKAIEGIPMVKGCFTNAGQFQVVIGTEVDDVYKLLNEMIGQSGVSKDEAKVAARQNMSLLERSISHLAEIFVPLLPAIITGGLILGFRNVIGDIKMFDGQTLTEISHFWATVHSFLWLIGEAIFFFLPVGVCWSTVKKLGGTPILGIVLGITLVSPQLMNAYLIGKEVPEVWDFGLFVIEKVGYQAQVIPAMLAGIALALIETNLKRIIPSYLYLVIVPFVSIIIAVILAHAFIGPFGRMLGDAVGVAAKAAMTGDFAVIGSMIFGFLYAPLVITGIHHTTNAVDLQLMQDIGGTPIWPLIALSNIAQASAVVGIIWISKKNNEREISVPAAISAYLGVTEPAMYGINLKYKFPMLSAMIGSALAAAICGSAGVMANGIGVGGLPGILSIQPQYWMTFFIAMLVAVIVPIVLTLILYKRAEAKGEIEQSPQTA, from the coding sequence ATGAGTAAGATAGACAGACAGCATATTGAACAACTCATCAAGCATATTGGCGGAAGCGAAAATATCGCAGGTGTCAGCCATTGCTTAACGCGTCTACGCTTTGTATTACAAGATAATGAGAAAGCTGATGTGAAAGCCATTGAAGGCATTCCCATGGTGAAAGGCTGCTTTACCAATGCGGGCCAATTTCAAGTTGTGATTGGCACGGAAGTGGATGATGTTTACAAACTGCTAAACGAAATGATTGGCCAATCGGGCGTGAGTAAAGACGAAGCTAAAGTAGCTGCTCGCCAGAACATGAGCTTGCTTGAGCGCAGTATCTCGCACCTAGCTGAAATTTTTGTTCCTTTATTGCCAGCCATTATCACCGGTGGTTTGATCCTCGGTTTCCGCAATGTCATCGGCGACATTAAGATGTTCGATGGCCAAACCTTAACTGAAATCAGTCATTTCTGGGCGACAGTACACTCATTCTTATGGCTTATCGGTGAAGCCATCTTCTTCTTCCTGCCTGTCGGTGTGTGTTGGTCTACTGTAAAAAAACTCGGTGGTACGCCAATTCTAGGGATAGTGCTAGGGATAACCTTAGTGTCACCTCAGCTAATGAATGCCTATTTGATAGGAAAAGAAGTGCCCGAGGTGTGGGACTTTGGTTTGTTTGTTATCGAGAAAGTTGGTTATCAAGCACAAGTGATCCCTGCGATGCTAGCGGGTATAGCCTTAGCGTTAATTGAAACTAACCTGAAGCGTATTATTCCGTCTTATTTATACCTAGTGATTGTGCCATTTGTCTCGATCATTATTGCGGTGATTCTTGCGCACGCCTTTATTGGCCCATTTGGTCGCATGTTGGGTGACGCGGTAGGTGTGGCTGCTAAAGCGGCAATGACGGGTGACTTTGCGGTTATTGGCTCCATGATTTTTGGCTTCTTGTACGCACCATTAGTGATCACTGGTATTCACCATACGACGAATGCGGTGGATTTACAGTTAATGCAAGACATAGGTGGTACACCCATTTGGCCTTTAATTGCATTGTCTAACATCGCACAAGCCTCTGCGGTTGTCGGTATTATTTGGATCAGTAAAAAGAATAATGAGCGTGAAATTTCAGTCCCTGCGGCTATTTCTGCTTACCTTGGTGTTACAGAGCCAGCAATGTACGGCATTAACTTAAAATACAAATTTCCAATGTTGAGCGCCATGATAGGTTCTGCCCTTGCTGCTGCAATTTGTGGTAGTGCAGGAGTGATGGCGAATGGTATTGGCGTCGGTGGCTTACCGGGTATTTTATCTATCCAACCGCAATATTGGATGACCTTCTTTATTGCCATGCTGGTGGCCGTGATTGTTCCAATCGTACTTACGCTTATTTTGTATAAACGTGCAGAAGCAAAGGGTGAAATTGAACAATCACCACAAACGGCTTAG
- the treC gene encoding alpha,alpha-phosphotrehalase — translation MMTEQYEWWRTATIYQIYPKSFCDSGAKGTGDIKGIISKLDYIKTLGVDAIWLTPVYESPMVDNGYDIADYYRINPDFGTMADFNELLSQARQRGIRIIMDIVVNHTSTEHAWFKSALGDKTSPYRDYYIWHDPVDGAEPTNWQSKFGGNAWALDEPTNQYYLHLFAKEQADLNWENPKVRQEVKDVISFWAEKGVDGFRLDVINLISKQQDFLNDDVGDGRRFYTDGPRVHEYLQEISEAVFQKYGSVTVGEMSSTTLEHCQQYSAHDGKELSMVFNFHHLKADYKNGDKWTKAPFDFLQLKSIFNHWQQGLHANGWGALFWCNHDQPRVVSRLGNDEEYRELSAKMLATSIHMMQGTPYVYQGEEIGMTNPKYSSIDQYRDVESTNMYNIMVNEQGVSEQEMLAILAQKSRDNSRTPMQWDASPHAGFTQGKPWLEVASNYASLNAEQAIEAPDSVFHYYRKLIRLRKEVDVITTGDYTDLMPEHSQLFCYKRQSENQTLVCINNYYGESVTCEIPAEIKMAEGDYILGNYAGLLEPECAQKPAQTLTLRPYECRVVFIDHSM, via the coding sequence ATGATGACAGAGCAATATGAATGGTGGCGCACCGCAACTATTTATCAAATTTACCCAAAAAGCTTTTGTGACAGTGGGGCAAAGGGTACTGGCGATATCAAAGGGATTATTTCAAAGCTCGATTATATTAAAACGCTGGGTGTTGACGCCATTTGGTTAACGCCAGTATATGAATCCCCTATGGTCGATAATGGTTACGATATTGCGGACTATTACCGCATTAACCCAGACTTTGGCACCATGGCTGACTTTAATGAGCTGCTTAGCCAAGCGCGCCAGCGTGGTATCCGCATTATTATGGACATAGTGGTAAACCACACATCGACTGAACACGCATGGTTCAAATCGGCATTGGGTGATAAGACTAGTCCATACCGTGATTACTATATTTGGCACGATCCCGTTGATGGCGCAGAACCAACGAACTGGCAGTCAAAGTTTGGTGGTAATGCATGGGCATTAGACGAACCAACTAACCAATACTACTTACATTTGTTTGCTAAAGAGCAAGCAGACCTTAACTGGGAAAATCCGAAAGTTCGCCAAGAAGTGAAAGACGTTATTAGTTTTTGGGCCGAAAAGGGCGTCGATGGCTTCCGATTAGATGTCATTAACCTGATTTCTAAGCAGCAAGATTTCTTGAATGATGACGTTGGTGATGGTCGACGTTTTTATACTGATGGCCCACGAGTACACGAATACTTGCAAGAAATCAGCGAAGCTGTGTTTCAGAAATACGGTTCAGTGACCGTGGGGGAAATGTCTTCCACAACGCTAGAGCACTGCCAACAATACTCAGCGCACGATGGTAAAGAGCTATCAATGGTCTTTAATTTCCATCACCTAAAAGCAGATTATAAAAATGGTGATAAGTGGACCAAAGCGCCGTTTGACTTCTTACAGCTGAAATCAATCTTCAATCATTGGCAACAAGGTTTGCACGCTAATGGCTGGGGCGCATTGTTTTGGTGTAACCATGATCAGCCACGTGTTGTGAGCCGCTTGGGTAATGATGAAGAATATCGCGAGCTGTCAGCCAAAATGCTCGCAACCTCGATTCACATGATGCAAGGCACACCATATGTATATCAAGGTGAAGAGATTGGGATGACGAACCCTAAGTATTCTTCAATTGATCAGTACCGTGATGTAGAAAGCACCAATATGTATAACATAATGGTGAATGAACAAGGTGTGAGTGAGCAAGAGATGCTGGCTATTTTGGCGCAGAAATCCCGAGATAACTCACGTACCCCAATGCAATGGGATGCCAGTCCGCACGCAGGGTTTACTCAAGGAAAACCTTGGCTTGAAGTCGCCAGTAATTACGCTAGCTTGAATGCAGAGCAAGCGATTGAAGCACCTGATTCGGTTTTTCATTATTACCGTAAGCTGATTAGGTTACGTAAAGAGGTGGATGTAATCACCACGGGTGACTATACCGATTTGATGCCAGAGCATTCGCAGCTGTTTTGCTATAAGCGTCAGTCAGAAAATCAAACGTTAGTGTGCATTAATAACTACTATGGTGAATCGGTAACGTGCGAAATCCCGGCTGAGATTAAGATGGCGGAAGGGGATTATATTTTAGGTAACTACGCAGGTTTACTTGAACCTGAATGCGCACAAAAGCCAGCACAAACGCTGACACTTCGTCCTTATGAGTGCCGTGTTGTTTTTATTGATCACTCAATGTAA
- a CDS encoding Card1-like endonuclease domain-containing protein: protein MITHVGIIDQDPVRLITPLLDHGVPANKMIFIGTETQREQYNRLSSILTPRNIDAEFFVIPDSINITCIRQCLNELAEKLKQSQSEVWFNASCGLRHRLLSAYEVFRSFHWPIYVIEPFSDEMCWLYPSDREQQQVEDRIQLTDYLTIFGARCELPEQLVPEALNDQLRELGQRWASSALELGPGLATLNYLATTCRKEQCLTVALSEKQQGYRELGMLLADLEDTGLATYKDGSLTFKHEEARRFANGEWLENLVHSTVRVIQNNLPTIQDHSVGVQVYRKIGDREVRNELDVATVVNNKLHIIECKTKGMRDDGDDTLYKLESLRDLLGGLQARAMLVSFRPLRHHDLVRAQDLGLAIIGPDQLGELELHLHQWLKGAGGWEHNIA from the coding sequence ATGATTACTCACGTTGGCATTATCGACCAAGACCCAGTACGGTTGATAACCCCCTTGCTAGACCATGGTGTACCCGCCAATAAAATGATCTTTATTGGCACAGAAACACAGCGCGAACAATACAATCGCCTGTCGTCTATCTTAACCCCTCGTAATATTGATGCTGAATTTTTTGTCATTCCTGACTCTATCAATATCACCTGCATTCGCCAGTGCCTTAATGAGCTAGCTGAAAAGCTTAAACAATCACAATCTGAGGTATGGTTTAACGCCAGCTGTGGTTTACGTCATCGCTTGCTGTCTGCTTATGAAGTATTCCGCTCGTTTCATTGGCCCATTTATGTCATCGAACCTTTTAGTGATGAAATGTGCTGGCTTTATCCGTCAGACCGCGAACAACAGCAAGTTGAAGATCGTATTCAATTAACGGATTACCTGACTATCTTTGGTGCACGTTGCGAACTTCCAGAGCAACTTGTTCCTGAAGCCCTTAATGACCAATTGCGTGAACTTGGCCAACGCTGGGCAAGTTCGGCACTCGAATTAGGCCCTGGTTTAGCAACACTTAATTACCTTGCGACAACCTGCCGTAAAGAACAATGTCTTACTGTCGCACTCAGTGAAAAGCAACAAGGCTATCGCGAATTAGGTATGTTGCTTGCGGACTTAGAAGATACTGGACTCGCGACTTATAAAGACGGTTCACTTACGTTCAAGCATGAAGAAGCGCGTCGTTTCGCTAATGGTGAATGGCTAGAAAATCTTGTTCACAGTACGGTACGTGTCATCCAAAATAACTTACCAACTATCCAAGATCACTCTGTTGGTGTACAAGTTTACCGTAAGATTGGTGATCGCGAAGTGCGCAACGAGTTAGATGTTGCAACCGTTGTTAATAACAAGCTGCATATCATTGAGTGTAAGACCAAAGGTATGCGCGATGATGGTGATGACACGCTATACAAACTAGAGTCATTACGCGACTTACTTGGCGGCCTGCAAGCACGCGCTATGCTAGTGAGCTTCCGTCCGCTTCGCCATCACGATCTCGTACGTGCACAAGACCTTGGTTTAGCTATCATTGGTCCTGATCAGTTAGGCGAACTTGAATTACACCTTCACCAATGGTTGAAAGGTGCAGGCGGTTGGGAACACAACATCGCTTAA
- the treR gene encoding trehalose operon repressor TreR → MTKKLTILDIAKLAGVGKSTVSRVLTNDPKVKQSTRIKVEQVIRDAGFVPSKSAQAMRGGSAKVVGVILSRLDSPSENKAVSGILDVIYAAGYDAVIMESQFCVQKTNEHLDVLKKRNVDGVIIFGFTGFDVQAIEAWQHKAVVIAVDTDAVSSVGYDNVGVIELAMAKLQQQGKRNISFVGVDPSDKTTGLMRLNAYINYCNAAQLTPMYCHGQLSHESAYQLTDSILTKDTDAIVCASDTLALGVAKRLQECNRSDVMVSGVGTNELLSFIFPNTFSIDPGYFDAGKSSANLLIKQLSGQHVITHLTQEAHI, encoded by the coding sequence ATGACAAAAAAACTCACCATTCTCGATATCGCAAAATTAGCGGGTGTCGGCAAGTCGACGGTTTCTCGTGTACTCACCAATGATCCAAAGGTAAAGCAAAGTACCCGTATTAAAGTGGAACAAGTGATCCGTGATGCCGGGTTCGTACCGTCAAAATCAGCGCAAGCGATGCGCGGGGGCAGTGCGAAAGTGGTGGGCGTGATCCTGTCACGCTTGGATTCTCCCTCTGAAAATAAAGCGGTGAGCGGGATTTTAGATGTCATTTATGCCGCGGGTTACGATGCTGTCATTATGGAGAGTCAATTTTGCGTGCAGAAAACCAATGAACACCTCGATGTATTGAAAAAACGCAACGTTGATGGGGTGATTATATTTGGCTTTACTGGTTTCGATGTTCAAGCGATAGAAGCTTGGCAGCACAAAGCGGTTGTTATTGCGGTCGACACCGATGCTGTATCTTCGGTAGGGTATGACAATGTCGGTGTGATTGAGTTGGCAATGGCAAAGCTTCAGCAGCAAGGTAAGCGAAATATTAGCTTTGTTGGCGTTGATCCCAGCGACAAAACAACAGGATTAATGCGTTTAAATGCTTATATTAATTATTGCAATGCGGCGCAACTGACTCCTATGTATTGTCATGGACAATTAAGTCATGAAAGTGCGTATCAACTGACTGATTCTATTCTAACCAAAGATACAGATGCCATTGTTTGCGCCAGTGATACTTTAGCCTTAGGGGTTGCTAAGCGTTTACAAGAATGTAATCGCAGCGATGTGATGGTATCTGGTGTAGGTACCAATGAGTTACTGTCATTTATTTTCCCCAATACCTTCTCAATCGATCCCGGTTATTTTGATGCGGGTAAATCTTCAGCTAACCTACTGATTAAACAGCTTTCTGGTCAACATGTGATTACACACCTGACTCAAGAGGCACATATCTAG
- a CDS encoding porin, translated as MKKAVLASAIFATLTSGAVSAATVYQDDTNSLKVGGRAEARFNLSDNNKYKSDGTENGKDTFKDKSRARINLKGKSDITDSLTAFGTYELEVKDGKGQAIDTRYLFAGLDTNFGAFSYGQQDSAQVILTDFTDILATFGGDAADLISGNGDKKSNNFMYSGNFDALTVTANYIVNDKDLKDTSSYGLSAVYELPFGLDLGAGYVGGKEGSDTDVNQYNLVARYSLENFMVSGLYAGGKSETGSTKTDLTGYELAAAYQLNQFIFQGVYNKQQAKVDGKKTDNQDYIAIEGIYKINSNLRTYAGYKFNQLDKNTDKSANNDELQAGIRYDF; from the coding sequence ATGAAAAAAGCAGTACTGGCATCAGCAATTTTCGCAACACTGACTTCAGGTGCAGTAAGCGCAGCAACGGTTTACCAAGATGACACAAACTCGTTAAAAGTGGGTGGCCGTGCTGAAGCACGTTTTAATCTGTCAGATAACAACAAATACAAATCAGATGGCACAGAGAATGGTAAGGACACGTTCAAAGATAAATCGCGTGCTCGTATTAACCTAAAAGGTAAATCAGACATTACTGATAGCCTGACGGCATTTGGTACCTACGAATTAGAAGTAAAAGATGGCAAAGGCCAAGCAATCGATACTCGATACCTTTTCGCAGGTTTAGACACAAACTTTGGGGCTTTTTCTTACGGTCAGCAAGACTCGGCACAAGTTATTCTTACCGACTTTACCGATATTTTGGCAACATTTGGTGGTGATGCGGCAGATCTGATTTCAGGCAATGGTGACAAAAAATCAAATAACTTTATGTACTCAGGTAACTTCGACGCACTCACTGTTACTGCGAACTACATTGTTAACGATAAAGATTTAAAAGACACCAGCAGTTATGGTCTGTCAGCAGTATACGAATTACCATTTGGACTAGACCTAGGTGCTGGCTATGTCGGTGGTAAAGAAGGGAGTGATACAGACGTAAACCAATATAACCTTGTTGCACGTTATAGCTTGGAAAACTTCATGGTATCGGGTCTATACGCAGGCGGTAAATCTGAAACAGGTTCAACTAAAACAGACCTAACAGGCTACGAACTGGCTGCGGCTTATCAACTGAATCAGTTTATCTTCCAAGGCGTGTATAACAAACAACAAGCCAAAGTTGATGGTAAGAAAACAGATAATCAAGATTACATCGCGATTGAAGGTATCTACAAAATCAACAGCAACCTACGTACCTATGCAGGCTACAAATTTAACCAATTAGACAAGAATACTGACAAGTCAGCAAACAATGATGAGCTACAAGCAGGTATTCGTTACGACTTTTAA
- a CDS encoding coiled-coil domain-containing protein → MNPLRKVAMLAVCAALLSACQSTSEPQSATVEINAENAYQNSIQRHNSWQKKLQGIEFLEIYSPEKFALMQSSWTKADGIYKELVNNPDLALKSYSLFSSSTYLDRFNDEITVVETQMKALERLKEEADEVLAPAMAQMQYLDSLDAKKYYRSEYTRIGRLYARLFNYIDRDDVSQARSKQDEYLERAHSLEVKTVKKIYIAPLETQLDQHRRNDVRYYAPRSYNRVEIRIESGKATIDATPRDFTAIEVAVKEIEFELAHAAHIALEVNTMRDLSKDQHEDYILEIENKLLRISKALNDQDLRDQPIRTQATWITSNVKSARLQYVAKTSLKTNEVSQRATALEALVNQQQAEIEALKLQLADKVTPSLDVPVELDTQPITASADVDLQDNESSDDSEFDIQ, encoded by the coding sequence ATGAACCCATTGCGTAAAGTAGCCATGTTGGCGGTATGTGCTGCTTTATTGAGTGCTTGTCAGAGCACCAGCGAACCTCAATCAGCTACGGTTGAGATTAATGCTGAAAATGCCTATCAGAATAGTATACAGCGCCATAACTCTTGGCAGAAAAAACTACAAGGAATCGAGTTTTTAGAAATTTATTCGCCTGAGAAGTTTGCCTTAATGCAATCGAGCTGGACCAAGGCGGACGGCATCTATAAAGAGCTCGTCAATAATCCCGATCTTGCCTTAAAGAGCTACTCACTCTTCTCCTCTTCGACGTATTTGGATCGTTTTAACGATGAAATCACCGTTGTTGAAACGCAAATGAAGGCATTAGAGCGCTTGAAAGAAGAAGCTGACGAGGTACTCGCGCCTGCAATGGCGCAGATGCAGTACTTAGATAGCCTAGACGCGAAGAAATACTACCGTTCAGAATACACCCGTATTGGTCGCTTGTATGCACGCTTATTTAACTACATAGATCGTGACGATGTGAGTCAAGCACGCAGCAAACAAGATGAATATTTGGAACGAGCACATAGCTTAGAAGTGAAAACAGTAAAGAAGATTTATATTGCACCGCTGGAAACTCAACTCGATCAACACCGTCGAAATGATGTGCGTTACTATGCACCACGCAGTTATAACCGTGTTGAAATCAGAATTGAATCGGGCAAAGCGACAATTGACGCAACGCCCCGTGATTTTACTGCGATTGAAGTGGCAGTAAAAGAGATTGAGTTTGAACTCGCGCATGCTGCGCATATAGCGCTCGAAGTAAATACTATGCGTGATTTGAGTAAAGATCAGCATGAAGATTATATTTTAGAAATTGAAAATAAGCTGTTACGTATATCCAAAGCGCTGAACGATCAAGATTTAAGAGATCAGCCTATTCGTACGCAAGCAACGTGGATAACCAGTAATGTAAAATCTGCACGCTTACAGTATGTTGCCAAAACGTCGTTGAAAACGAACGAGGTTAGTCAGCGTGCCACTGCGCTAGAAGCGTTAGTGAATCAACAACAAGCAGAGATTGAAGCGCTGAAGTTACAATTAGCGGATAAAGTAACGCCTTCGTTAGATGTGCCCGTTGAGCTTGATACGCAGCCTATAACGGCTTCTGCTGATGTAGATTTGCAAGACAATGAATCGTCTGATGATAGTGAATTTGATATTCAGTAA
- a CDS encoding LysE family translocator — translation MIDFSILPVYLTAVVALLLIPGPDMLLIASSSLSYGRKVGVFASLGNATSGVLLTLLAAMGVSALIAMNPIALEVLRVMGGAYLLKMGWDCMRTTPSDAPELEAQSGIAKTLYRRAVISNLLNPKALIFFVLFLPQFVSTQSTATSGEQMLVLGLLLNVLGLLFNLFLVTTVGSLGKTLLKNEKFRTNQHKFMGLIFFVLAIWLLASQVPTPTL, via the coding sequence ATGATTGATTTTTCTATACTGCCTGTTTATTTAACTGCGGTGGTCGCTTTATTGCTGATCCCTGGCCCAGATATGTTACTGATTGCGAGCTCTAGTCTGAGCTACGGTCGAAAAGTCGGTGTATTTGCCAGCTTAGGTAATGCAACGTCGGGGGTGTTACTAACGCTATTGGCTGCAATGGGCGTATCTGCACTGATTGCGATGAACCCGATTGCGCTTGAAGTACTTCGCGTGATGGGCGGCGCTTATTTGTTAAAGATGGGCTGGGATTGCATGCGCACTACTCCATCAGATGCGCCTGAATTAGAAGCACAATCTGGCATAGCTAAAACCTTGTATCGCCGTGCGGTTATCAGTAACTTACTTAACCCTAAAGCGCTTATTTTCTTCGTGCTCTTTTTACCACAATTTGTGTCAACGCAATCAACCGCAACGTCAGGCGAACAAATGCTGGTACTTGGTTTACTGCTGAATGTATTGGGCTTACTGTTCAACTTGTTCTTGGTCACAACTGTCGGAAGCTTGGGTAAGACATTATTAAAGAATGAAAAATTCCGCACAAACCAGCACAAGTTCATGGGCTTAATCTTTTTTGTATTAGCCATTTGGTTATTGGCATCACAAGTGCCGACACCAACACTATAA
- the nfsA gene encoding oxygen-insensitive NADPH nitroreductase has protein sequence MNHTIESLLAHRSIRQFTRQPIEADTLATILDCGIAASTSSYIQCTSVIRVTKADSRAQLATFSGNQPYVETAAEFLVFCVDFHRHQQIHPEAQLGFTEQTLIGAVDTALMAQNCLVAAESLGLGGVYIGGIRNNPEQVSQLLQLPEHVIPLFGLCLGHPAQNPEPKPRLPQNMIVHQEYYQASLDTQALADYDMRVSEYYRDRTGGSKDTTWSQQITDTLSKEARPFMLRFITNKGFSTR, from the coding sequence ATGAACCACACTATCGAGAGCCTGCTTGCGCATCGCTCTATTCGCCAATTTACACGCCAGCCGATTGAAGCGGATACGCTTGCCACAATTTTAGATTGTGGTATTGCCGCTTCTACATCTAGTTATATTCAATGCACGAGTGTCATACGGGTAACGAAAGCTGATTCGCGTGCTCAGCTCGCGACTTTTTCGGGTAATCAGCCTTATGTTGAGACTGCTGCAGAGTTCTTAGTCTTTTGTGTTGATTTTCATCGACATCAACAGATCCACCCTGAAGCTCAATTAGGTTTTACTGAACAAACGCTTATTGGCGCGGTAGATACTGCACTCATGGCACAAAATTGTTTAGTTGCAGCGGAATCTTTAGGGCTTGGTGGGGTCTACATTGGAGGTATTCGTAATAATCCAGAACAGGTTTCGCAATTATTACAGTTACCTGAACATGTAATTCCACTGTTTGGTCTATGTTTAGGGCATCCTGCGCAAAACCCAGAGCCTAAACCTCGATTACCACAAAATATGATAGTGCATCAGGAGTACTATCAAGCATCGTTAGATACTCAAGCATTAGCTGATTATGATATGAGGGTCAGTGAATACTATCGTGATAGAACGGGTGGAAGTAAAGATACAACTTGGTCTCAGCAGATCACTGATACCTTATCTAAAGAAGCGAGGCCTTTCATGCTGCGCTTTATTACAAATAAAGGCTTTAGTACCCGATGA
- a CDS encoding iron-containing alcohol dehydrogenase, with translation MFQFMTSTRIVFGEGALNNSLSAFNQFGYSVLLVTGKDSTRSEPIINYIKQQNMRYQQVAVHGEPLIAMIEEMAAMGRKFRPDMVIAIGGGSVLDSGKALAALIPNQGSVYDYVEVVGRNVPLQAKPLPFIAIPTTAGTGSEVSKNAVLRSAQENVKVSLRSPDMLPDMAIVDPTLTYGMDPVSSACCGMDAFSHLMEAYVCGDPNPLTDMICEEGLRRLAGAIIPACEDDDPRARSDMAFAAMLGGMALANAKLGAAHGLASALGGRLQAPHGLITAQLSPFVMQENVLAAREAGRADVLNRYRQLACLLTGRMNAEISDGITWTKRTLRRLNLPAVSEYGFCDTMFSDVAEDAMLSNAIKGNPLPLNKERLLGILEQICGCCGTRVDQTTIENE, from the coding sequence ATGTTTCAATTTATGACATCAACACGGATTGTCTTTGGTGAGGGGGCTCTGAATAATTCATTAAGTGCTTTTAACCAATTTGGTTATAGCGTTTTGCTTGTAACAGGCAAAGATTCCACGCGATCTGAGCCCATCATTAATTATATCAAGCAACAGAATATGCGTTACCAGCAAGTCGCAGTCCATGGTGAACCGTTAATTGCCATGATAGAAGAAATGGCGGCGATGGGGCGAAAATTCAGACCTGACATGGTTATTGCCATTGGCGGTGGCAGTGTTTTAGATTCGGGGAAAGCATTAGCGGCACTTATTCCTAACCAAGGCAGTGTGTACGATTATGTTGAAGTGGTTGGGCGTAATGTACCGCTCCAAGCTAAACCCTTACCTTTTATTGCCATTCCGACAACGGCAGGCACTGGGTCTGAAGTCAGCAAAAATGCGGTCCTTCGTTCAGCACAAGAAAATGTCAAAGTGAGTTTACGCAGCCCTGATATGCTGCCGGATATGGCGATTGTTGATCCCACACTGACTTACGGTATGGATCCTGTTAGTTCTGCCTGTTGTGGCATGGATGCATTTTCGCATTTGATGGAAGCTTATGTGTGTGGTGACCCAAATCCACTCACTGATATGATTTGCGAAGAGGGGCTACGTCGTTTGGCTGGGGCCATTATTCCTGCATGTGAAGACGATGATCCAAGAGCGCGCTCAGATATGGCATTTGCAGCTATGTTAGGTGGGATGGCTTTGGCGAATGCTAAGCTAGGGGCAGCACATGGCTTAGCGTCGGCACTTGGCGGGCGGTTACAAGCACCGCATGGTCTAATTACAGCGCAGCTGTCTCCGTTTGTAATGCAAGAAAATGTGCTGGCTGCTCGCGAGGCAGGACGAGCTGACGTACTAAACCGTTACCGTCAGTTAGCGTGTTTACTTACTGGTCGTATGAATGCAGAAATATCGGATGGTATTACATGGACCAAACGGACTTTACGCCGTTTGAATTTACCCGCGGTGAGTGAATATGGTTTTTGCGACACTATGTTCAGTGATGTTGCTGAAGATGCGATGTTATCGAACGCGATCAAGGGGAATCCGCTACCGCTGAATAAAGAGAGGCTATTGGGCATTTTAGAGCAAATTTGCGGCTGTTGTGGTACAAGAGTAGATCAAACAACGATAGAAAATGAGTAA